One stretch of Micromonospora cremea DNA includes these proteins:
- a CDS encoding FAD-binding oxidoreductase — MPTDAILDRLRAAAGETTTDGRRSDGSESVRPAGEHDVIAGVPARYVAAPRDTAGAAALLRTAAALDLAVTVRGAATKQSWGGPPSRLDLILDTTALAGVVEHAAGDLITVVRAGTRLDELAATLAGARQQLALDAALPGGTVGGMVATNASGPRRMLYGTVRDLIIGVTMVRADGVIAHAGGKVVKNVAGYDLAKLVTGAYGTLGLITECAFRLHPLPPAVAYVTRRTDDPAEAGRLAGSVRAAQLVPTALELDAPAGGGAAVTVLLEGTAAGVAARAEATRRLLGVDATASDEPPDGWGRYPWRDGDTGLKLTAALSGVPRLLADARAAADRRGLPLALRGSAGVGVLYAGLPGTADPQRVADLVDALRTASAAVAGHAVVLTAPPPVRDRVDLWGPVDGLALMRRVKERFDPDARLAPGRFVGGI, encoded by the coding sequence ATGCCCACCGACGCGATCCTCGACCGGCTCCGCGCCGCCGCCGGAGAGACCACGACCGACGGCCGGCGCTCGGACGGCTCCGAGTCGGTCCGGCCGGCCGGCGAGCACGACGTGATCGCCGGGGTGCCCGCGCGCTACGTCGCCGCACCCCGCGACACCGCCGGGGCCGCGGCCCTGCTGCGGACGGCCGCCGCCCTCGACCTCGCGGTGACGGTCCGCGGCGCCGCCACGAAGCAGTCGTGGGGAGGCCCACCCTCGCGACTCGACCTCATCCTCGACACCACCGCGCTGGCCGGGGTGGTCGAGCACGCCGCCGGTGACCTGATCACCGTGGTCCGGGCCGGCACCCGCCTCGACGAGCTGGCCGCCACCCTGGCCGGCGCCCGCCAGCAGCTCGCCCTCGACGCGGCGCTGCCCGGCGGCACGGTCGGCGGGATGGTCGCCACCAACGCCAGCGGGCCCCGCCGGATGCTCTACGGCACGGTGCGCGACCTGATCATCGGGGTCACCATGGTCCGCGCCGACGGCGTGATCGCGCACGCCGGCGGCAAGGTGGTCAAGAACGTCGCCGGCTACGACCTGGCCAAGCTGGTCACCGGCGCGTACGGCACGCTCGGGCTGATCACCGAGTGCGCGTTCCGGCTGCACCCGCTGCCGCCCGCGGTCGCGTACGTCACCCGCCGGACCGACGACCCGGCCGAGGCGGGTCGGCTCGCCGGCAGCGTACGCGCCGCGCAGCTCGTGCCCACCGCGCTGGAGCTGGACGCGCCGGCCGGTGGGGGAGCGGCGGTGACGGTGCTGCTGGAGGGCACCGCGGCCGGGGTGGCCGCCCGCGCGGAGGCGACCCGCCGGCTGCTCGGCGTCGACGCCACCGCGTCCGACGAGCCTCCGGACGGCTGGGGCCGGTACCCGTGGCGGGACGGCGACACCGGGCTGAAGCTGACCGCAGCGCTCTCCGGCGTACCCCGGCTGCTGGCCGACGCCCGGGCCGCGGCCGACCGGCGCGGCCTGCCGCTCGCGCTGCGCGGCTCGGCCGGCGTCGGAGTGCTCTACGCCGGGCTGCCCGGCACGGCCGACCCGCAGCGGGTCGCCGACCTGGTCGACGCGCTGCGGACGGCGAGCGCCGCCGTCGCCGGGCACGCCGTGGTGCTCACCGCGCCCCCGCCCGTGCGGGACCGGGTCGACCTGTGGGGACCCGTCGACGGTCTGGCACTGATGCGCCGGGTCAAGGAGCGCTTCGACCCCGATGCCCGGCTCGCGCCCGGCCGATTCGTGGGAGGGATCTGA